Proteins encoded in a region of the Suricata suricatta isolate VVHF042 chromosome 10, meerkat_22Aug2017_6uvM2_HiC, whole genome shotgun sequence genome:
- the ODF3B gene encoding outer dense fiber protein 3B — MGSGSWAERGQASRHPTLPSPPGTTRAGAAGRKLTPPSRPMGSDVWVGSWRPHRPRGPIAALYSGPGPKYMLPPNTGYVLHDPSRPRAPAFSFGARLPMQQTSFGPGPGHLVPARMTVRGRDGTPAYSIYGRVRQAAPFLTPGPGRYFPERAGNATYPSAPRHTIAPRNWGIHAEQQTPGPGAYTVPSLLGPRVIGKVSAPTYSIYGRSAVGSFFEDLSKTPGPCAYHVVNTGIYKPRAPQFSMLARTSLPQDNTLNPGPAAYNVDQHRKPGGWSFGIRHSDYLARVLTDVDD; from the exons GTGCCGCGGGCCGTAAGCTCACCCCACCCTCGCGCCCCATGGGCTCGGACGTCTGGGTCGGCTCTTGGCGGCCGCACCGGCCCCGCGGCCCCATCGCAGCGCTCTACAGTGGCCCGGGCCCCAAGTACATGCTGCCACCGAACACCG GCTACGTCCTGCACGACCCCTCGCGGCCCCGCGCCCCGGCATTCTCCTTCGGCGCGCGCCTCCCCATGCAGCAGACTTCGTTCGGCCCGGGGCCCGGCCACCTGGTTCCAGCTCGCATGACCGTGCGCGGCCGCGACGGCACCCCCGCCTACTCCATCTACGGCCGTGTGCGCCAGGCAGCGCCCTTCCTCACTCCGGGACCCG GCAGGTATTTCCCCGAGCGAGCTGGGAACGCGACGTACCCCAGTGCGCCTCGGCACACCATCGCCCCCCGAAACTGGGGCATCCACGCGGAGCAGCAGACCCCAG GTCCCGGGGCCTACACTGTGCCCTCGCTTTTGGGTCCACGCGTCATCGGTAAAGTCTCGGCCCCAACTTACTCCATCTATGGCCGCAGCGCAGTGGGCAGCTTCTTCGAGGACCTcagcaag ACCCCGGGTCCCTGCGCCTACCACGTGGTGAACACTGGGATCTACAAGCCTCGGGCCCCCCAGTTCTCAATGCTGGCGCGGACTTCACTCCCCCAGGACAACACCCTAAATCCGGGGCCCGCAGCCTACAACGTGGACCAG CACCGCAAGCCCGGCGGCTGGAGCTTCGGGATCCGGCACTCGGACTACCTGGCCCGGGTCCTGACCGACGTGGATGACTGA